Proteins from a single region of Antechinus flavipes isolate AdamAnt ecotype Samford, QLD, Australia chromosome 2, AdamAnt_v2, whole genome shotgun sequence:
- the LOC127552335 gene encoding lithostathine-1-alpha-like — translation MMLSATMSPSFSGLLLACLLLPCLTQGHQEAPEPPSARSSCPQGFGFHGSHCYGILGPETWNTAELLCQGYPSGHLGSLLNEAEATFVATMIKENKVKDQVWIGLHDPNKNRRWKWSSNALYLYKAWGKGFPAKTDPNYCVSLTPESEFQNWRDESCQNEHLYLCKFKA, via the exons ATGATGCTCTCTGCCACGATGTCCCCCAGCTTTTCAGGGCTGCTCCTCGCCTGCCTGCTGCTCCCCTGCCTGACACAAG gcCATCAGGAGGCCCCTGAACCCCCCTCTGCCAGGAGCTCCTGCCCCCAGGGCTTTGGCTTCCATGGCTCCCACTGCTATGGAATATTGGGTCCTGAGACCTGGAACACTGCCGAG CTGCTGTGCCAGGGCTACCCCTCGGGCCACCTGGGCTCCCTGCTCAATGAGGCTGAGGCCACCTTCGTGGCCACCATGATCAAGGAGAACAAGGTTAAGGACCAAGTCTGGATCGGTCTGCACGACCCCAACAAG AATCGCAGATGGAAATGGAGCAGCAACGCCCTATACCTCTACAAGGCCTGGGGGAAGGGCTTCCCAGCGAAGACTGATCCTAACTACTGTGTGAGCCTGACTCCTGAGTCTG AATTCCAGAACTGGAGAGATGAATCTTGTCAGAATGAGCACCTCTACTTGTGCAAGTTCAAAGCCTAG